Within Veillonellales bacterium, the genomic segment TTCAGACTTTGCGCGAGCTGGGACTGCCGGTATTTGTCTGCAAGGGACCCTCAAGTGTCCTTGAGGTAAAGCAGGCAATTCGTGAGATTTCACAGGCAATCGGCGAAGAAGAGGCTGGCGCCGACATACTGAGCCGTATGGAGGGGGAACTGGCCGATATAGCGGATGATGTGGCCAGGATACCGCCTGAACAGCGCAAAAGTGTAGTACTAATTTCTCAGATGAATGATTATGGCGGCAAAGGCACTCTGTTTGATGATATATGCGGTTATGCCGGGGTAATCAATGGCGCGGCAGCCGCCGGACTGGGGAAAAATGATGGTTTGACAAAAGAATGTATCGTAAAGGCTAATCCGGATTTGATTTTATTGCCCACCTGGAGGAATGGAACCGTTGATGTGGATAAACTCAAAAACGATGTCCGGCACGACCCGGCGCTGCAGAGTGTAAAGGCAGTTCGCACTCAACAGCTGGCGCAGCTGCCTGACGCCTATCTGTATTGTGCTTCCCAGGATATTGTACGGGCTATCCGGGACATCTATAATGTCGCTTATCCGGAATCAGAGCGGTCGTCGGCACACGGCCGGGGAGAGGAGTAATTCGCAAATGGGAAAACTGTTATTCTTAACGAATATGGAACCCCAATACATTATCATGGATCAGGCAAAAAAAGTGCTGACGGATGAAAATGTATTGCCGGTGCAAGCGGAGTCCATCCTCCTATCTGGCAGTGAACCCTGGAATGAACAATGGGGGAAATCATTTTCGCAATGCGACTTTGTTCTTTTTTCCTGGATGGGAACGGGGTTGAACACTCCCTTCTTAAAAAAGTCGGCGGATTTTATGCAAAACCGCAGAATCAACCATCTTTATCTGATTACGGATCCGGGGGAGGATGTTTTGGCATATGGAATTACCCCGGCAGAAAAAAAGCTCATTTACCGCTATATCTCCTTTGGCGGACTTGGCAATTACCGCAATCTTTGGCTGTGGCTCGGCAGTCAATTCAGCCGGGCGGAGTGCCGGTACGATGAACCGCGGACACTGCCATGGCACGGCATCTATCATCCGGAATTCCGGGAAGCGATTACAGATATTGGGGTATATCGCCGGCAATTCTGCTTGCCAGACCGGCCGACTATCGCCATGATCTTTTCCCGGGAAGACTGGATTTTGGGGGATTTGGCGTATCAAGCAAGAATATTTGAAGAAATTGAACGGCAGGGATATAATCCGCTGCTGGTTTTCAGCAATAACCGGGCGAATCCGGAAACCGGCGCTCCCGGATTAGGAGAAGCTTTTGCAAAATATTTTTATGCTCAGGGTCAGGTTATCATTGATGTTCTCATCAACACTTCCCCCTTTTCCCTGACGGTTCTCCGTTTTTTGCAATTAAAAGATTTTCAGAAGCTGGGAGTTCCGGTCTTGCAGGCCTATAACTTGTATGATACCTATGACTGCTGGAAAGACAGCTTGACCGGCATGAGCGCCTTTGAGATTGCCTGCAATATTGCCATGCCCGAATTTGACGGCATTATCCATTCCGTGCCGTCCGCCACCCGGGAGGAAGCGGCGGACGGGACTCATGTACAGCAGCCGCTGGCTGAACGGATTCGCCTGCTGGTGCGAAAAGCCGGCAAATGGGGTAAATTACGCCATAAAACCAATCGGGAAAAGAAAATCGGCATCATTTTTCACAATTATCCGCCGACTAATTCGAATATCGGCACTGCTTACCATCTGGACTCACCGGAGAGTATCCGCTTGCTGCTGGCGGAAATGGAGCGGCAGGGATATACAATCGATCATATACCGGAAAATAGTCAGGCGTTTATGGACGAATTAATTGCCCATGCGACAAACGATCGGCGGTTTATTAGCGAAAAGCAAATTAAAGAAGCGGACGGCAAACTGACAGCCGGGGAGTACGAAGGCTTTTTCGCCGGCCTGCCGGAGAAAACACGGCAGCAAATGACAAGCGACTGGGGGGAGGCGCCGGGACAGGTCTTTAACTATGACGATTCTCTCCTGGTTCCGGGGATGCTGAACGGCAATGTTTTTATTACGGTTCAGCCGCCCCGGGGATTCGGCGAAGACCCGGGAAAGATTTATCATTCCCCCGATTGTGCGCCGACCCACCATTATATCGGCTTCTATTACTGGCTGCGGAACGTATGGCAGGCCGATGCGCTGATTCATGTGGGAACCCACGGTTCCCTGGAGTGGCTGCCGGGCAAGGGAACGGCCATGTCCAATTCCTGCTATCCCGATATTGCCATTGACGATATGCCGAACATTTATCCCTACTGGCTGCCCGGCGTGGGCGAAGGAGTTCAGGCGAAACGGCGCAGTGCCGCCTGCCTGATCAGCTATTTGCCGGCGCCGATGAGCATTGCCGGGACATATGACGAACTGGCCGAGCTGGAAAAATTACTGGAAGAATACTGCCATTTCAAGCAGGATGCGGCCAATACCGATATGAATGTTATTCAGGAAATGATCCGCGACAAGGCCAGAAAGGCAAATCTGGAAGAAGATGTACCGGAAACAGACGCCGTCGATTTCGCTGAATATGCGGGCAAATTGCACGTGTATATCACCGACATAAAAAATATGCAAATGAGCATTGGCCTGCATATTTTGGGCTGTGCGCCGGCCGGCGAGGATCTGACGGAATATTTATTGGCATTAACCAAGGTGAGTAACGGCGATGTTCCGTCGCTTACGCAAACCGTAGCCAACATGTTCGGTTTTGATTATTACGAATTGCTGGAAAATAGCGGAGAAATGCTGGCTGACGGCAGTAAAACCTATGGCAGGCTGATCGACGAAATCAGGGAAAAGAGCCGTGAAGTTATTTTATTGCTAATGGACAATGATTTTGCTGCAAAGAAGGCAGACGCTGTTTTTGCTTTGCCCTGGACGGCTCAATTGGATCCGGCATTGCGGGAACAGCTGCTTTGCGTCGCTCGATATATTTGTACGCAAATCGCTCCCGGTCTGCTGAAAACGACTCAGGAAATGACTAACTTGCTGGCCGCCCTGGACGGTGAGTATGTAGAACCAAGTCCGTCGGGAGCACCGACCAGCGGCGGAGCGGACTTGCTGCCGACCGGCCGCAACTTTTACAGTGTGGATCCGCGCACTCTGCCGACGCCGGTCGCCTGGGAAATCGGCAAGCAGATGGCGGATGATGTCATCGCTCGTTATATTGGGGAAGAAGGACGCTATCCGGAAAGTGTGGGCATTATCTTGCTGGCTACCAGTAATTTTAAGACTCACGGTCAATGCCTTGCCGAATTTTTGTACTTGATGGGATTGCGCCCCGTTTGGCAAAAAGGCAGCCTGCGGGTCGTGAATATCGAAGTTATCCCCTTAAAGGAATTGAAGCGGCCCCGGGTGGATGTCACCGGGCGGATCAGCGGTCTGTTCCGGGACAGCATGCCCGGCTGGGTGACTTGGCTGGACAAAGCGGCGGCGATGGCGGCGGCGCTGGCTGAAAGCAGCGAGGAAAACTATGTCCGCAAGCATGTTTTGCAGGAAGCGGGCGAACTGGAAGAACAGGGCATGGATCATGCCGCTGCCTGGCGGCAGGCGTCCTACCGTATTTTCGGTGATCCGCCGGGGGCTCACGGCGCCGGGGTCACTGCGCTGCTGGAAGCGAAAAACTGGGACAATATCGGCGATATTGCCAAAGTCTATGTACGCTGGGGCGGACATGCCTACGGCGAAGGAGCGAACGGCACTTATATGCCGGAACAATTCAGCAAGCGCATGGGCAGTCTGGATATCACGGTTCAGAATGTGGATAATCGGGAATCGTCCATGCTGAGCGGCGATGATTATAATTCCTATCGCGGCGGGATGGTGGCGGCGGTTCGCAGCATTAAGGGAGAAATGCCCCGCAACTATGTCAGCGACAGCTCGGATCGCAGCAAAGTGCTGCTCCGCAGTCTGGAAGAAGAGCTGAAGCGCTGGTTCCGGGGCGAAGCCATAAATCCCAAGTATATCAACGGAATGAAAGAGCATGGCTATAAGGGCGCAGCCGATATGGCCACCTATGTGGCGGTAAGCTGTCAATGGGATGCCACCAGTGATGTAATGGAAGACTGGATGTATGAAAAGTATGCCGAGAAATATGCTTTGGACCCAAATACTCGGGAGTGGATGAAGGCAGTGAATCCATCGGCGCTGCACCGGATAGCGGAAACTCTGCTGGAGGCGGCGCAGCGGGGATTATGGAACGCAAAAGCAGAGACAAAGCGGGAACTGGAGCAGCTCTTTCTTTCCATTGAAGGCGAACTGGAAGAGCGAAGCGACGATAAGTGATTGTTAGTCCGCTAGTACTCGACAGCAGACCGCTTCACCGGGCCGCCTGCCGCCGTTCGTCTGACCGGTGGCAAGCGCTGCTCGTTCCCGGCGCGGGGAAATATAAAAAAAACGCCTTTATCCGTTGAAGGCGGCACAGCAGCAGGGAAGAACTCTGGCAGCGAAAAAATCTCTCTTTTTGTTTCGGCAGAATATGCTATACTAAGCGTACAGGCTGCTCGGGGGACGGTTAGCCCCTTCCTTTGCGGGAAGGGGGTGGTAGAATGACTATTTACGAAGCATTGACATTTGCTGTTGCATTTGCCACGCTTATGGTATTGGTCACAACCAAAAAGAAATAACCGCCCCTGTGCTCGAATAGTGGCGGTTATTTCTAATCACTAACGTTTGGGCTAACCGTTTTCCGGTTAGACAGCCTGTGGGGATTGGCGTGTTAGCGCACGTCAATCCTTTTCTTATAGTATACCCATTGCCGGAAAAATATGCAACTGCTCGGGGAAAATATTCTGCCGGCAGGGTGCGACGGGCTGTGTGTGCCGCTCTAAGCGGAAGGCGGCGGGGGAACTGCTGTTGATATAGAAAAGTATCATGAAAGAACATCTGGGCGGCTCCAGAAATCGCCGCGCCGCTATCGCTCCTCGCGACGAGTACGCGACAAAAAATAATTTAGATTGACAAATAACTTGGTATCTTTTACTATAGTAGTCGTAAGTGAAAAAATTCATATATTGGTATAGGTGCCCGACAGGGCTTAATAGGGAAGTCCGGTATGATTCCGGCGCGGTCCCGCCACTGTAATGGAGAGCGAACCCAAGATATGCCACTGGAACGGAAGTTCTGGGAAGGTTTGGGAAGCGTGATGACCCAGAGCCAGGAGAACTGCCTATGCAACGATCACCGCTATGACCTGCGAAGGATGGGGAGGGGATTTGCATAATAAACAGATGTTTTTTCTAAACATTTTATTATTTTGAAATCTCCTGACGTGTAGCAGGAGATTTTTTTATGATTTTAGACCAGTACCTTACAGAAAACTATGCCAAAGAAGAAGGTGCGTTTGACTTTGCTTTATAAAAATTTTTTTCGGCTGCCTAAAATTTTTAAAGCTGCAGGTATTGCTTTATTGCTATTTATTTCTTTTCATGGTGGCGCAGAATGCAGCAGCTTTGAAAATAGTGCATTTCTGTGGTTTGAATATGGTCAGAAGATCAATGAGTCTAACGGTTCGGTAACGCAAACCGTGTATATAAACAGCAGCGACGATTCGCTTGATATCTCCGAGGTTAACGATCTTACTGCCTTTTTTTGCAACGGAGAACAGCAGCAAGAAGAAAGACAGTATTACTTCATTCCTATAGAGCATAAAGATGGACGCTGCTTTATAAGAGTCAATACAACTTCGCCATTCCGTTATCAGATATATCTTACAGGGTCCTGCCAAAAGGAGCATTTTACGGCGCAGATTGCTTTTCCTCTATATGCCAACAACTCACAGAACAAGCAGGAGGAAAGACCGGCTTTATTGGAAACCATTCAGCCATTCGCTTCTATCGAGCAGCGATCCCGGAATGCCTATTGGTGGCCGCAGACTGGGCAACTTTTTCAGTTTAGGTACGAATCAGCCGTAAGGCACGGTAATTCTGTTAATGAGATTACTATTTTCGACACGATGAATAATAATTTCGAAAAAATTATACCGGATGCTGCCGGCGTGTTTTCTTTTATACCTCACCATGATAAACAGTTAGATGCCAGTGGAAATTATGGTTACAAAGAACTGATTATTTATGCGGAAGAGCCTGTAGGCGATATGGTGTACAAAACATCGTTTAATTATCTCGTCCATCGGTCATTTACCGCTCATCACGATCTGAAGGCGGGAACCTCTTTATTTTTTATTACATTTACAGTTGTTTTGGTTGTTGTGTTCATTCGAAGAAGGAGGTTTAAATATTAGATATGACAAGCAGGCTCCGGTTATTAATCCAAAACTTTATGTTTGTTTTTTTGACTTACGGTGGGAGAATCGGAATCAATTTAGGGTATTCGCTTCCTTGTTTTTCTTGCCCTTTTGTGCATGGCTGTGCCGGGTACTGTTTTCTCATGGCTCTGCAAGGCATAGGACCATGGGGGTTTGGCTATTTTGCACAACTGCTTACTTATAGGGGATTTCAATTAGTATTGTGGTTTTTCGTATTTATTATACTGGCAATTCTACTGTCCAAGCTATGGTGTGGTTGGATCTGCCCCTTCGGTACCCTGCAGGACTGGCTGACCCAACTCAGAAAAAAGCTGGGAATACGGGAAACGGAATTTTCCTGGAAAACCCGGGATCGGCTGAAGCCAATTAAATATGTATTGCTGGCATATTTGATCATTATTCCGCTGCTGATTGCGTTCGCCGGATTGCATAGCGATTTTACCCTTCCCTTCTGTCAGATTTGTCCTGCCAGACCGATTATGCCTCTATTTGCCGGGCAAACCCGATATTTCGCGCTGGACTATACGAATACCATCACTCTGGTTTTTTCTGTGTTATCCATAACGATTGCGGCCGGTACGCTGATCGGGTGCTTTTTCAAAGACCGGTTTTTCTGCATATTCTGTCCCATGCTTCCGCTGCTGCAAATGTTTAAAAAAATTAGCTTTATCCGGTTTGAAAAATCAGTGCATACCTGTTCCGGCTGCGGCAACTGCCAAAGAATGTGTCCCATGGATATCCGGGATGTCCATTTGGAGAAAGTCAAGCAGGAAGTAATGAGCGAGGACTGTCTGCTTTGCATGAAATGCATTGAGTCCTGCCCGGAGGACAGTACATTATCGACAAAATTTTTAAACCGCAATCTGTTTTCCTCATCAAGAAAGTATGTTGCCGAAAATTATAGCAAGGGAAGTCATTAAATGGATACAATTTTATCAAGAGATCAGGAACGCCGCATCAGACAGAAAACAAAAATCTACGAAAAAATTTGCGAAGAATATGACCAGGAAATTAAGCTGCTCAAAGAGCGAACTGATTATATCGCGGAGTTCGGCTATTTCCTGGATTTGCTGACACGGCCGCTGCGTCCGTCCGATCTCAGGGAAAAAGTCGGCCGGCCGCTGATCGGGCTTTTTTGCATTCAGGCACCGCTGGAGCTGTTTTATGCCTTGGGAGTTCATCCGGTAAAACTCTGCAGCGGCTCCTATTCCGCACAGCGGCTTTCCGCCTCCTATCTTCCCGTACTGATGTGTCCGATGCTTAAATCCTATATTGGCAGTATGGAATTGGAAGACGCCGCCTTGTCCGGGTATGATGCCGTCATTGTGCCGACAACCTGCGACTGGGTCGTGAAGATGCCGGAAATCGTCAAGGAGACAATCGGACATTTGCATTATCTCGAACTTCCCCATATCAAGCAAAATGAAAAGGGACAACAGCGCTGGCTGGAAGAAATTTATACCTTGAAGCAGTTCTTAGAGCAAAAAACAGGCAATCGGCTAAAAAGACAGAATCTCGTTGATTCCATGAATCAATTTATGAATATTTGGCGGCTTTTTCAGGAACTGATCGACTTAAAGCGGAAACAGCGCATTGCCGATATCTGGTTTTTCAGCATTGCCAACACGTTTATGCTGGATGATCCGGAGCGATGGGCAAAAAATCTGGAATTTGTGATCAAAAGGCTTCAGGCAGAAAGTCTCCGGCCGGTGAATCCTTATAAAATTTTTCTCGCCGGATCGCCCATTATTTTTCCTAACCTGAAAATGCTCCATCTTATCGAACAGGCGGGAATGACGGTTTGCGCCGATGATCTTTGCTCTTCCGAAAGGATATTTCCCGGAGCGACTGTGTACGATGATCCGTCGGAGCGCGGTCTGCTGAAAGCGCTGGCCGAAAGATACCACAAGGCCTGTATCTGTCCGACCTTTGCTGATAATGAACGGCGGGTCAATAATATTCTGAAGATAACGGCCGAGCACAGCATAACGGGAATTATTTTTCATATATTAAAAGGTTGTCACCCCTATGATATTGAGAGTTTTACCATTGAAGAGAATCTAAAGGCTAAGGGACT encodes:
- the cobN gene encoding cobaltochelatase subunit CobN, producing the protein MGKLLFLTNMEPQYIIMDQAKKVLTDENVLPVQAESILLSGSEPWNEQWGKSFSQCDFVLFSWMGTGLNTPFLKKSADFMQNRRINHLYLITDPGEDVLAYGITPAEKKLIYRYISFGGLGNYRNLWLWLGSQFSRAECRYDEPRTLPWHGIYHPEFREAITDIGVYRRQFCLPDRPTIAMIFSREDWILGDLAYQARIFEEIERQGYNPLLVFSNNRANPETGAPGLGEAFAKYFYAQGQVIIDVLINTSPFSLTVLRFLQLKDFQKLGVPVLQAYNLYDTYDCWKDSLTGMSAFEIACNIAMPEFDGIIHSVPSATREEAADGTHVQQPLAERIRLLVRKAGKWGKLRHKTNREKKIGIIFHNYPPTNSNIGTAYHLDSPESIRLLLAEMERQGYTIDHIPENSQAFMDELIAHATNDRRFISEKQIKEADGKLTAGEYEGFFAGLPEKTRQQMTSDWGEAPGQVFNYDDSLLVPGMLNGNVFITVQPPRGFGEDPGKIYHSPDCAPTHHYIGFYYWLRNVWQADALIHVGTHGSLEWLPGKGTAMSNSCYPDIAIDDMPNIYPYWLPGVGEGVQAKRRSAACLISYLPAPMSIAGTYDELAELEKLLEEYCHFKQDAANTDMNVIQEMIRDKARKANLEEDVPETDAVDFAEYAGKLHVYITDIKNMQMSIGLHILGCAPAGEDLTEYLLALTKVSNGDVPSLTQTVANMFGFDYYELLENSGEMLADGSKTYGRLIDEIREKSREVILLLMDNDFAAKKADAVFALPWTAQLDPALREQLLCVARYICTQIAPGLLKTTQEMTNLLAALDGEYVEPSPSGAPTSGGADLLPTGRNFYSVDPRTLPTPVAWEIGKQMADDVIARYIGEEGRYPESVGIILLATSNFKTHGQCLAEFLYLMGLRPVWQKGSLRVVNIEVIPLKELKRPRVDVTGRISGLFRDSMPGWVTWLDKAAAMAAALAESSEENYVRKHVLQEAGELEEQGMDHAAAWRQASYRIFGDPPGAHGAGVTALLEAKNWDNIGDIAKVYVRWGGHAYGEGANGTYMPEQFSKRMGSLDITVQNVDNRESSMLSGDDYNSYRGGMVAAVRSIKGEMPRNYVSDSSDRSKVLLRSLEEELKRWFRGEAINPKYINGMKEHGYKGAADMATYVAVSCQWDATSDVMEDWMYEKYAEKYALDPNTREWMKAVNPSALHRIAETLLEAAQRGLWNAKAETKRELEQLFLSIEGELEERSDDK
- a CDS encoding ABC transporter substrate-binding protein, with product MKQYGGTAALMVLFLLVLATAGCGSGQLSDSSTAANTTGYQVTDTQGSVLKLPHKPQRIIPINIAIDEIVLGLVQPERVAAVSYLADDPGISTIADKAGRVPVKMRDSNAEMILSLQPDLVIVPDWSRADLIQTLRELGLPVFVCKGPSSVLEVKQAIREISQAIGEEEAGADILSRMEGELADIADDVARIPPEQRKSVVLISQMNDYGGKGTLFDDICGYAGVINGAAAAGLGKNDGLTKECIVKANPDLILLPTWRNGTVDVDKLKNDVRHDPALQSVKAVRTQQLAQLPDAYLYCASQDIVRAIRDIYNVAYPESERSSAHGRGEE
- a CDS encoding 2-hydroxyacyl-CoA dehydratase family protein; the protein is MDTILSRDQERRIRQKTKIYEKICEEYDQEIKLLKERTDYIAEFGYFLDLLTRPLRPSDLREKVGRPLIGLFCIQAPLELFYALGVHPVKLCSGSYSAQRLSASYLPVLMCPMLKSYIGSMELEDAALSGYDAVIVPTTCDWVVKMPEIVKETIGHLHYLELPHIKQNEKGQQRWLEEIYTLKQFLEQKTGNRLKRQNLVDSMNQFMNIWRLFQELIDLKRKQRIADIWFFSIANTFMLDDPERWAKNLEFVIKRLQAESLRPVNPYKIFLAGSPIIFPNLKMLHLIEQAGMTVCADDLCSSERIFPGATVYDDPSERGLLKALAERYHKACICPTFADNERRVNNILKITAEHSITGIIFHILKGCHPYDIESFTIEENLKAKGLKFLKIETDYVKEDGQNILTRLEAFKQTL
- a CDS encoding 4Fe-4S binding protein — its product is MTSRLRLLIQNFMFVFLTYGGRIGINLGYSLPCFSCPFVHGCAGYCFLMALQGIGPWGFGYFAQLLTYRGFQLVLWFFVFIILAILLSKLWCGWICPFGTLQDWLTQLRKKLGIRETEFSWKTRDRLKPIKYVLLAYLIIIPLLIAFAGLHSDFTLPFCQICPARPIMPLFAGQTRYFALDYTNTITLVFSVLSITIAAGTLIGCFFKDRFFCIFCPMLPLLQMFKKISFIRFEKSVHTCSGCGNCQRMCPMDIRDVHLEKVKQEVMSEDCLLCMKCIESCPEDSTLSTKFLNRNLFSSSRKYVAENYSKGSH